CAACCGCCCAGGCCCGCGAGTGGGACCAGGAAGGCGAGCGGGAGGAGCGACGCGGCCGTCACCACCATCACGAACGCGGTGCGCTTCCCCGAAGGGTCGCACCCGGGCAGCATCTTCAGCCCGCCGGCGGAGTAGTCCGCCCGGTACATCCACGCGATCGCGAGGAAGTGCGGGATCTGCCACAGAAACAGGATCGCGAACACCGCGAGCGCGCCCTTCCAGCCCAACCCGCCGTTCCACCCCTGCGCCGCGAACCAACCGATCACCGGCGGCAGCGCCCCGGGGACCGCCCCCACAACCGTGTTCCACGCGGTCTTCGTCTTCATCGGTGTGTACACGAACACATACGCGACGAACGTGAGCGCGGCGGCGACGGTTGCCGGGAGGCTCACGGTCGCGGCGAGGTACGCGAGCCCGGCCCCGGCCAGCCCCGCGCCGAATGCCGCGGCCTCTTCGGGCGAGATGCGCCCCGCCGGGAGCGGCCGCTTCAGCGTGCGGCGCATCCGCGCATCGATCCGGCGCTCGAAGAGTTGGTTCAGCGCGCTCCCACCGGCCGCAACGAGGCCCGCACCGAGGAGCGTATTGAGCAGCACGCGCCACTCGGCCGCACCGCCCGCGGCGAGCAGGTACCCGGCCCCCACGGTGAACAGCGCCATCACCGCGATCCGCGGCTTGGTGAGTTCGAGGTAGTCCGCGAAGCGCGAGGGTGCGTGCGCCCGCGGCGCGGCCACGGCCGAAGCCACCGAGGTCAGCGTGTCGGCCTCGCCGGTGAGCGTCACCTTCATCATCGCGCGTCTCCGCGTAA
The Gemmata palustris DNA segment above includes these coding regions:
- the cyoE gene encoding heme o synthase codes for the protein MMKVTLTGEADTLTSVASAVAAPRAHAPSRFADYLELTKPRIAVMALFTVGAGYLLAAGGAAEWRVLLNTLLGAGLVAAGGSALNQLFERRIDARMRRTLKRPLPAGRISPEEAAAFGAGLAGAGLAYLAATVSLPATVAAALTFVAYVFVYTPMKTKTAWNTVVGAVPGALPPVIGWFAAQGWNGGLGWKGALAVFAILFLWQIPHFLAIAWMYRADYSAGGLKMLPGCDPSGKRTAFVMVVTAASLLPLAFLVPLAGLGGWLFAAGAIVFGALFLRRTIEFARDRTDRKARRVLHSSLFYLPAVFAFLMLDALLVK